The Candidatus Binataceae bacterium DNA segment GAGGGCGCGGTGCGGCTCGATAGCGCCGCGGGCGCGCGCGCGGTCAAGGCCGCGGATTACTTTATCGACCTGATGACGACCGCGATTCAGCCGGGCGAGATTCTGACCGCGGTCAGCTTCGCGCCGCTGCCGGCGGGAGCCGGTTTCGCCTATCTCAAGCATCGCCAGCCCGCTTCGGGGTTCGCGATGGTCGGGGTCGCCGCGTGCCTCACGCTCGACAAGAGCGGCAAATGCCAGGGCGCGCACGTCGGGATAACCGGGCTCGGAGCCAAGGCGTTTCGCGCCCATGCGGTCGAAGACGCGATCAACGGCAGGACGCCTGACACAAAGGCGCTCGCGGATGCCGCGGCGCACGCGGCGGACGGAGTCGATCCGCTGGCCGACATCCACGCTTCTGCGGATTTTCGCGCGGAACTCGCGCGCGTTTACACCCGCCGCGCGCTCGCGAGCGCAGTCGCGCGCGCCAAACCCTGAGGACGTTTCGCAGGAGTTGCGGATCAACAATTCGACATGAAAATCGCCGGAGAACAAACGCTCTCAGCGCCGCGCGACCGCGTATGGGCGCTGTTCAACGATCCCGAACGGCTCTCGCGCCTGATTCCGGGATGCGAAAAGCTCGAAGTGATCAGCCCGACCGAGTTCGCCGGCACGCTCAACGTCGGTATCGCTGCGGTCAAGGGCGTCTATGCCGGCAAGCTCAAGCTCGACGAAGTGCGTCCGCCAGAGCACTACAAAATGAACGTCGACGGCAAAGGCAAGCAGGGTTTCATGCGCGGATCGGGCACGCTCGACCTGGTAGCCAAGGGTCCCAAAGAAACCGCGGTGA contains these protein-coding regions:
- a CDS encoding carbon monoxide dehydrogenase subunit G, which produces MKIAGEQTLSAPRDRVWALFNDPERLSRLIPGCEKLEVISPTEFAGTLNVGIAAVKGVYAGKLKLDEVRPPEHYKMNVDGKGKQGFMRGSGTLDLVAKGPKETAVTYGGDVLIGGPLMQVGQRVIDSAAKMLIGQFFAAAEAELKAEAAGTVARQGFLINFWRYLMRLVRSLFSRS
- a CDS encoding xanthine dehydrogenase family protein subunit M codes for the protein MYPSEFEYHRAASVKEALGLIQQYGDEAKLISGGHSLLPILKLRLAQPRHLVDIARIAELAQIVEQGGRITVGAAVSHRAVHTSDLLRDKLGLLAECAGNIGDVQVRNRGTIGGSLAHSDPAADYPAAVLALEGAVRLDSAAGARAVKAADYFIDLMTTAIQPGEILTAVSFAPLPAGAGFAYLKHRQPASGFAMVGVAACLTLDKSGKCQGAHVGITGLGAKAFRAHAVEDAINGRTPDTKALADAAAHAADGVDPLADIHASADFRAELARVYTRRALASAVARAKP